A region from the Lolium perenne isolate Kyuss_39 chromosome 4, Kyuss_2.0, whole genome shotgun sequence genome encodes:
- the LOC127349373 gene encoding uncharacterized protein: protein MTVKEFEELALDGNNYPTWAMDVKISLSSRGIAAALIPPEDPLPQGVAQLTEPQKYGALYVIRNHIHPDLKSEYLMEESPSNMWQALKTRYEQQKAVILPEATHEWTHLRLQDFKSIGAYNHEVHKICSKLRFCEKEPSEEEKIEKTLSTMLPADRILQQQYRARNYQVYSELIHVLLQAEKHDELLLKNSHQRPVGAAPLPEVHANFQKNNKFNGSFKGRNKNFKGNYNRNRKNKPHNSDKGKGIAKNKFDKTNLCQKCGCYKHVTKKCRTPKHLVNLYLQSMGRNRPAQGARYEAHFNLQPENNMEVGCSRDVQGAPSNTEELHVPRDSMDKENMMIEYASNDVFGDFD from the coding sequence ATGACCGTCAAAGAATTTGAAGAGCTTGCGCTCGACGGAAATAATTATCCTACATGGGCTATGGATGTTAAAATTAGTCTTTCATCCCGTGGAATTGCAGCTGCACTCATACCACCTGAGGATCCCCTTCCACAGGGAGTTGCACAATTAACTGAGCCACAAAAATATGGTGCTTTATACGTCATAAGAAACCATATTCACCCAGATCTGAAATCTGAATATTTGATGGAGGAATCTCCAAGCAATATGTGGCAAGCACTCAAAACCAGATATGAACAGCAAAAGGCAGTTATACTGCCTGAAGCTACTCATGAGTGGACCCATTTAAGACTCCAAGACTTCAAATCCATCGGAGCTTATAATCACGAGGTTCACAAGATTTGTTCAAAGTTGCGCTTTTGCGAGAAGGAACCTTCAGAAGAGGAGAAGATAGAAAAGACTCTATCAACTATGCTCCCAGCTGATAGGATCCTACAGCAACAATATCGTGCAAGGAATTACCAAGTTTATTCTGAACTTATACATGTTCTCCTTCAGGCAGAAAAACATGATGAACTTCTTTTAAAGAATAGTCATCAACGCCCGGTTGGGGCTGCCCCTCTACCTGAGGTACATGCAAATTTTCAGAAAAACAATAAGTTCAATGGCTCTTTCAAAGGTCGTAACAAGAACTTTAAGGGTAATTACAACCGCAACCGCAAGAACAAGCCACATAATTCAGACAAGGGAAAAGGCATAGCAAAGAACAAGTTTGATAAAACTAATCTTTGCCAGAAATGTGGATGCTACAAGCATGTCACCAAAAAATGCCGCACCCCAAAACATCTGGTAAACCTCTACCTGCAATCCATGGGACGTAACAGACCTGCCCAAGGAGCAAGATATGAAGCACACTTCAATCTTCAACCCGAAAACAACATGGAAGTTGGATGTTCGCGAGATGTTCAAGGAGCACCAAGCAACACCGAGGAATTGCATGTACCACGGGACTCCATGGACAAGGAGAATATGATGATCGAATACGCCTCCAACGACGTGTTCGGAGACTTTGACTAG